A genome region from Bufo gargarizans isolate SCDJY-AF-19 chromosome 2, ASM1485885v1, whole genome shotgun sequence includes the following:
- the RNF26 gene encoding LOW QUALITY PROTEIN: E3 ubiquitin-protein ligase RNF26 (The sequence of the model RefSeq protein was modified relative to this genomic sequence to represent the inferred CDS: deleted 1 base in 1 codon): protein MQVILLVVSGLGWVLDLLLLVLDLNYWLVSFLLSSLFWTIHFILHLPGTITLGLLSCWDNALMTLALLGETCGNAALASVHALGDACEGLLSGLDSLQLLWNLMCHLLLRSKEMMQRGLLNIALSGQNFHRQVWETLGIAGGLVAYIVNSLVNLCLIGVQNLFHAALGLWFTVVNLIFVGKDLVVALLSQISSTAVAAVILFWTPFQLAVDLLVSCSTGIGVILFRHLYEVLLLLFFISVSRMVLRPSPELRSFQERLGRLGHVVQRLMHNLLSAEVWRRAAAWCLQLVRMYRAAWDRDQNLARTRAQGTPVRVPRAPGPAGARQAPNPVPARARNPPPAPVQHATAQNAVPQVPPPYSSTSRETETAAEDPWRLLKQQEESKKCVICQDENKSVLLLPCRHLCLCAQCTEILLQQPILQRNCPLCRKMILQTLTVYM from the exons ATGCAGGTCATTCTGCTGGTCGTCAGCGGCCTGGGCTGGGTCCtggacctgctgctgctggtgctggACCTGAATTACTGGCTGGTATCCTTCCTGTTGTCTTCTCTCTTCTGGACCATTCATTTCATCCTCCACCTGCCAGGAACCATAACCCTTGGCCTACTAAGTTGCTGGGACAATGCCCTTATGACCCTGGCCCTGCTGGGCGAGACGTGTGGCAATGCGGCCCTCGCCTCCGTGCACGCGCTGGGCGAT GCGTGCGAGGGACTCCTGTCAGGACTGGATAGTCTGCAGCTTTTATGGAACCTGATGTGCCACCTGCTGCTGCGGAGCAAGGAGATGATGCAGCGCGGCCTCCTTAACATCGCCCTGTCCGGGCAGAACTTTCACCGCCAGGTTTGGGAGACCCTGGGCATAGCGGGCGGCTTGGTGGCGTACATCGTGAACAGCCTGGTGAACCTGTGTCTTATCGGGGTGCAGAACCTCTTCCATGCCGCCCTGGGCCTGTGGTTCACGGTGGTCAACTTGATCTTCGTGGGGAAAGATTTGGTTGTGGCGTTGTTGTCCCAGATTTCCAGCACTGCGGTGGCGGCCGTCATCCTGTTCTGGACGCCGTTCCAGTTAGCCGTGGATTTACTGGTATCCTGCAGCACCGGCATCGGGGTAATCCTCTTCAGGCACCTTTACGAAGTTCTCCTGCTGCTCTTCTTCATTTCGGTCTCCCGCATGGTCCTCCGGCCCTCACCGGAATTACGTTCGTTCCAAGAAAGACTAGGCCGGCTCGGCCATGTTGTCCAGAGACTAATGCATAACCTACTAAGCGCAGAGGTTTGGAGGAGGGCTGCTGCCTGGTGTCTGCAGCTTGTCAGAATGTACCGAGCCGCATGGGACAGAGACCAGAACCTGGCGAGGACTAGAGCGCAGGGTACGCCAGTAAGGGTGCCCAGGGCACCAGGTCCTGCGGGGGCTAGGCAGGCACCCAATCCAGTACCCGCGCGGGCACGCAATCCACCACCCGCCCCGGTGCAGCATGCCACAGCTCAGAATGCAGTGCCTCAAGTTCCACCACCCTATTCATCGACCTCCCGCGAGACGGAAACCGCCGCAGAAGACCCCTGGAGGCTGCTGAAACAGCAAGAAGAGAGCAAGAAATGCGTAATCTGCCAGGATGAAAATAAAAGCGTCCTCCTGCTGCCCTGCCGCCATCTTTGCCTGTGCGCGCAATGCACTGAGATCCTCCTGCAGCAGCCAATACTTCAGCGGAACTGCCCGCTCTGTCGGAAAATGATTCTGCAAACGCTGACTGTTTACATGTGA